The sequence CTAAACCCTTGTAATTTGACGACTTTGTAAGGTCACTTGTGAGCTTTGAATATAATCTTCGAATCTTTATGTTGCGTCCGGATCTAATGTGGTCTGACTGCATTAAATCCCGCTTGTGACACGAAGGTAGATCCCATGTTTACGTTTATCATCATTTTAATTACGCTCATCGCCATCCTGATTTCACTGGTTGTGCTGGTGCAGAGTGGTAAAGGCGGCGGTTTGGCAGGTATTGCAGCCGGCGGTGCAACCCAGCAGGTGCTTGGTGCGCGTCAGGCGCCGGATATCCTCGAGAAAGCAACCTGGATTTTGGCTACAGCGTTTATCGTGCTGTGCATTATCTCCAACTTCATCATCGACCGCGGTAATGAAGGTGCAACGGATAGCGTTATCCAGCAGCGCGCCGGACAGGAGCAGACGACGCTTCCACCAGCAGAACTTCCTGCATTGCCACCAGCAACTGTGCCCGCTGATGCGCCGGCAACAGATGGTGCTGCACCCGCAGCTGCACCAGCTGAAGGTGGTGACAACGAAGACGGCTAAACGCCGTATGTTTGCCGGTTGAGCAAACAAAAATTGCAGACAAAGAGAAAGGCAGATCCCGCTAAGGATCTGCCTTTCATCGTTTATACTGCCCTGTAAGCCGAATTCTGTTGGCCCGAAGGCCCGGTTATCATTTATCTGGGATTAGCGTCACCGCTAACCTCTAGCAGCCTACCCGTTCCTCAGCGAGCAGCGTCTGGCACGAATGCCGCGGAACTGTTTGGCCTTGCACCCCATGAGGTTTGCCTAGCCACGCCGGTCGCCCGGCATGCCGGTGGGCACTTACTCCACCATTTCACCCATCACCTGTGTCCCGAGGGACCATTGGCTGGTTTGCTTTCTGTTGCACTTGCTGTTTCTGCACTGTCAGTGACAATAGCAGAACCTTCCCGTTAGGAAGCACGGCGCTCTGTGGTGTTCGGACTTTCCTCGCGCTACAAACGCAGCACGCGATAACCCGGACAGTATAGTTGTTGGTTGGTTTAAGGTTTAAGGTTGAAAGTTTAAGGAATGGGGTGAAAAAGTTGAAGGTTAAAGATTGAGCGAATAGCCCGACCTTTAACCTTCAACTTTAAACCTTAAACTAATTTTTATCCCAATTCTTTGTCGAGTTCCTGGGTAGTTTCCAGGAAGAGCTCGTGGTCGACGATAATTCGGCCGGTGTGCTCGCATGCTACGATGCGGTTGCGCTGGCGAATCTCAACCTGTCGCTGGGGTGGCACTGAGAATCCTGAGGCAGCGCCGCGAAGAAGTGGCACAAGGGCACGTCCATCTTTAACGCGGGAGCGAAGGCGGGTGTATGCGCGGAGGTAGCGTTTATCAACAGCTTCTTCAGCGTCATCACGGCGCTTTTGCAGTTGCTTCTGCTCAGCTTCGGTGTCACTCATTACCTCGGCCAACTCGTCGCGCTTGGCTTTGAGGACTTCAGTTAATTCTTTCAGGCGCGTTTCAGCTTCTGCAGTTGCCAGGGCGCGCGGCTCTTTGGATTCAGCGATATTCTGAATTTGCTGGTTGCCGTCCTGGATACGCTGTTTCTGCGCTTCAATTTCTTTGGTTAGGGCGTCGTACTCGCGGTTGTTGCGGACCTGCAGTTGCTGGTCTTCGTACTTCTTAATCAGGCCTTCGCTTTCCTTGATGGTCAGTTCTGCCTGCCGATTGCCTACTTCGTGTTCTTTTTCCTCCTGCTTCAGGTTTTCAATCCTGGTCTGTAATCCTTTCTCCTCGTCTTCTAGATCCCGAATCTCATGGGGCAGATCGCCGCGCATTTGTTCGAGTTGGTCAATTCGGCTGTCGACGTGCTGTAGTCTGATAAGTGCTTTGAGCTGTTCTCCAATTCCGCTGTCGGTAACGGTTGTAGTCATAGTCAAATGGCAGTCGTTTTGGTGCTAAGCCTGGCGGCTTAAAGGGACGGACGTTGAGGCTAAAGAAAGTATAACTGTTCTAAAACAAGAATGTTCATGCCCTTGTTTTAGAACAACCTATCTACTACTTCTTCATGAAGGTCCGAATGGGACTGGTGCGTGTCACTGTTTTTTGCCATACAACATCGGAGAAGCGCTCCGAAAGCCAGGATTGGAGCAGGTCCTCGGTGCAGGCCTCTGTTTCGTAATGTATAGCATCGATCAGGGCCATTTCTGGTGTGCCGCGGGTATTGAGTACGTCGAAAAATCGATGATAGGTTACATCAGCTGTGACGTAGGCATCAGCGCCCGCGCGGCGCGCATCATCCATCAAGTCAGCGCCTGAGCCACCACACACGGCGACGCGTTTTACTGGTTTGTCCGGATCTCCAACAAAACGTAAACCGTCGGTATCGAGGGCTTCAGAGACGTGTTGCAGGAAGTCCTCAAGTGAAAGTGCATCCTCCAGTTCGCCAATGGCGCCCATACCAACCTGGGTAGCTGCTTTTTCGAGCGGGTATATGTCGTAGGCTACTTCCTCATACGGATGGCTTTCATGTAATGCGCGCAATATTACGCCCAATTGCCAGCGATGAACTTCTACTTCGATTCGCATTTCGTTTGCAGCTGTGAGTCCGCCGTCAGCTTCGCCGATATGCGGGTTGGTGCCGGGACCGGGTTTGAAATAACCCGTCCCTGTAGAAATGAAGGCGCAAGCATCGTACGCGCCAATCCTGCCGGCGCCAGCTTCTGCGAGCGAAGCCCGGACAGCATCGACGTGTGTATTGGGGACAAACGTGACCAGCTTGACGAGTTGGTCTGTCAGTGGTTTCAGGAATTTGATGTTCGACAAGCCAAGCTGCCTGGCCAGCGCAAACGATACGCCGTCTCTGGCTGCGTCGAGGTTGGTGTGGATGCAGTAGAGAGCGATTCCCGCTTGTGCCAGGCGGAGAATCAATGCTCCTTGCCAACTGTTGGTCGTGACTGATTTGATGGGCCTGAAAATGACCGGATGATGCGTAATGATAAGTTCAGCGCCGGCATCAATGGCTTCGTCAATCACTGCGGGCGTGAGATCGAGGGCAATGAGCACATGGCTTGCGGGACCGGCGGGGTCGCCAACTTGCAATCGCGCATTGTCATAGGACTGCTGTGTACCCAATGGTGCCCATTGTTCGAGCGCGTTTGTGATGTCAGATATTTTAGTCATGGTTGAATTCAAGTAGGCCTGATAGACAGTAGTTGGCCATTAAAAAGGAGCTTAACTGGTTTTGATCCACATGCCATCTTAGTGTTTTAATTTAAGCCAAAGTAGTTAACGAATTTGCGCATGTCGCATTGGATAAGGCTTTTCAAGAAGGCGTAGTATTATATTGGTTTTTAATAAGTAAACGATTACTTTTATGCTGCAATCAGAATAAGCAGCGTTCTGCATTGTACAGGGTCACAAGCTAAGTATGTAATATCACTGGCTAAAGAGGATTTGATGATCGTTCTTCAAATACGTCAAAACCCCCTGGATAAAGGAAAATACCCGATTCAACTAACGCTGAGGCGCCAGGGGCAAGCAGATCTTACGGCCCAGGCATTAATCGAGTTTGCCCTCACGGCCCAGGAGCAGGAGGACATACGTTGGTACATGGAGGATTACCTCTTGCGCCAGGAAGGCGCTCAAGAAGTGCAGATCGACCAAATTGAACTGGCAATGAGAGCCCGGGGCGAGGAGCTTTACACGAAGGTGCTTGCCCACAACATGGACACCCAGGCCATCTGGTTTGCGGTGCGAGAGCAACTGGCCGATTTGCGCATAGAAATTCAAACGGGTATCGCCGAGGCAGCCTCCATTCCGTGGGAGCTGATGCGTGATCCGCAGTCTGATTCTGCCATCGCACTTCGTGTGCGCGCCTTTGTGCGCGTGCAGTCAGGTGCGAACATCTCATTTGTCCCGGTGCAGCCCCCTGAGGATGGGCGTGTACGGCTGCTTTACGTGGTCTGCCGGCCCGGCGGCCGAAACGATGTTGAACTCAGGGCGGTAGCCAATCGCCTGATTCAGGATTTGGGCGAAGACCTCTCGCGCTTTGACATCACCGCATTGCGCCCTCCAACCTTCGAGCAACTCCAAAAAGTACTCAAAGAAGCCAAAGATGCAGGACGCCCCTTTCATATTGTTCACTTCGACGGCCATGGCATCTACCAGGACCTCAGTGGCACCTCAATGGCTGAGTGGCTGCAAGCAATTAACACGCTCACCCTGGGCGGTCACAAGAAAGGCAAACATGGTTACCTGCTCTTTGAGCATCCCGAAGAGGAGATGCGGCCCGTAGCAGGTGAGGAACTGGGCCAGTTGCTGCACGATACAAGCGTGCCTGTGCTGGTGCTTAACGCTTGCCAGTCTGCAATGCACGAAGCGATAGAAGCGCCAGCTACGGATAGCGAAACACCTGCTAACGAGCATGACACGGTCCGGGCCATTGGCTCACTTACACAGGCGGTGATTGATCACGGCATTCCAGCTGTACTTGGCATGCGCTACAGCGTCTTTGTGGTCACAGCGGCGCAGTACATCGGCCAGCTTTACAACGCATTGGCGCAGGGACAATCTTTTGGTCAGGCGGCCAGTGAAGGGCGTAAGCACCTAAGCATGAACCCGGATAGATGGGTGGGGCTTGAGCCACAACCGCTGCAGGACTGGTTTGTGCCTGTGGTTTATGAAGCAACCCCAGTCCACTTACTCTCTCGCAAAGATGGAAAGATCACACTGGATGAACGTCAACTCGACCCCGTCCAGTCCAACAATGCGCTGCTACGTTATGTGCCAGACACTGGGTTTGTAGGCCGTGATGGAACGCTATTGCTCGTCGATAGAGCATTCGATGCACATCCGGTTGTGCTCTTGCACGCATATGCTGGGCAAGGCAAGACGACAACGGCTGTTGAGTTCTCGCGCTGGTATGCGCAGACTGGAGGACTGGGTGAACAGCCTCTTGTACTCTTTACCTCATTTGAGAATCATACAGACTTGACAGATGTCCTGAACCAGATTGGGCAGATATTCTCGCCGATACTACAGGCCAGCGGTATCGAGTGGCATGCGCTTAACGATAATGCGAAGCGGCGGGGGCTTGTGCTTCAGATACTGAAGCAGGTGCCCGTGCTATGGATCTGGGACAACGTAGAGCCCGTTGCCGGCTTCCCGGCTGGTACAGCATCAAACTGGACGAATGAGGAACAGGCTGAGCTGGCGGACTTCTTGAAACAGATCAAAGAAGACCGGGGGACGAAGGCCAAGATCTTGCTCACAAGCAGGAGACCAGAACATGGATGGCTGGGCGGCATACCGCGCCGGGTAAGGATGCCTCGCATGAGCGGTAGCGATGCGGCCAAACTGGCCCGTAGCTTGGGCAGCGATAGCACGCGTAAGATCGCGCGCAAGGACATCGCCAATTGGCAACCGCTGATTGATTACTGCCAGGGCAACCCGCTCACGCTAAGGGTGCTCGTTGGGCAGGCGATCAGAATGCGCTTGGGGAATAAAGAAGCGATTCAAGGGTTTGTCGAATCGATACGAAGCGGCGAGCAGGTGATAGAAGACGTGGATGAGGCAGAGGGCCGTGACAAGTCGCTCGGGGCATCGCTTGACTATGGGTTCAAGAATGCCTTTGCTGAAGATGAACAGCCGATCATTGCGCTGCTACACCTCTTCCAGGGCACCGTGGATGTGGATGTATTGGTAGCCATGGGAGAAGGCGAGGATTCCCTTCCTGAACTCCAGAACAGTGAAGGGGAGCAGATTGAAAAAGATGAAATAAAAGGCATGCTCGAGCGTGCGAGAGAAGTAGGCCTTCTGACTCATGTTGCCGACACTTGGTATAGCATTCACCCGGCGCTTCCGTGGTTCCTGCGCCAATTATTCAATCGCTACTATGATGGTAAGGATGGCAGGTCAAGTAGTGATATTGCTCTTCGAGCTTGGGTCGAGGCAATCGGTGGCTTGGGTGCATTTTACAATGAACAATTCAATGAAGGCAACCGGGGGGTGATCCAGCTTCTCGCATTAGAAGAGGACAACTTGCTTCATGCCCGCCGCACAGCCTGTCAAAGGGGATGGTGGAATCGAGTCATCGGCACTATGCAGGGCCTGCGGAGTCTCTACGATTATCAGGGAAGGCCTACCGAATGGGCCAGGCTAGTCTATGAAATCATACCTGATTACTGCACCCCTGATGATGCCCCGATTTCCGGGCGGGAAAATCAGTATCCTCATATCATGGGTTATCGGGTACGCTTGGCAAGAGAATACGACCGTGACCTCTCTAAAGCGTCCGATTTACAAGAAAGATTGGTTAAATGGGACCGCCAAAGGGCAGCCTCCTTGCTTGACCTCCCAAAAGATGCTGAGCTTGACAGCTTCCAACGTAATCGG is a genomic window of Bacteroidota bacterium containing:
- the secG gene encoding preprotein translocase subunit SecG, with product MFTFIIILITLIAILISLVVLVQSGKGGGLAGIAAGGATQQVLGARQAPDILEKATWILATAFIVLCIISNFIIDRGNEGATDSVIQQRAGQEQTTLPPAELPALPPATVPADAPATDGAAPAAAPAEGGDNEDG
- a CDS encoding Nif3-like dinuclear metal center hexameric protein, encoding MTKISDITNALEQWAPLGTQQSYDNARLQVGDPAGPASHVLIALDLTPAVIDEAIDAGAELIITHHPVIFRPIKSVTTNSWQGALILRLAQAGIALYCIHTNLDAARDGVSFALARQLGLSNIKFLKPLTDQLVKLVTFVPNTHVDAVRASLAEAGAGRIGAYDACAFISTGTGYFKPGPGTNPHIGEADGGLTAANEMRIEVEVHRWQLGVILRALHESHPYEEVAYDIYPLEKAATQVGMGAIGELEDALSLEDFLQHVSEALDTDGLRFVGDPDKPVKRVAVCGGSGADLMDDARRAGADAYVTADVTYHRFFDVLNTRGTPEMALIDAIHYETEACTEDLLQSWLSERFSDVVWQKTVTRTSPIRTFMKK
- a CDS encoding CHAT domain-containing protein, with amino-acid sequence MIVLQIRQNPLDKGKYPIQLTLRRQGQADLTAQALIEFALTAQEQEDIRWYMEDYLLRQEGAQEVQIDQIELAMRARGEELYTKVLAHNMDTQAIWFAVREQLADLRIEIQTGIAEAASIPWELMRDPQSDSAIALRVRAFVRVQSGANISFVPVQPPEDGRVRLLYVVCRPGGRNDVELRAVANRLIQDLGEDLSRFDITALRPPTFEQLQKVLKEAKDAGRPFHIVHFDGHGIYQDLSGTSMAEWLQAINTLTLGGHKKGKHGYLLFEHPEEEMRPVAGEELGQLLHDTSVPVLVLNACQSAMHEAIEAPATDSETPANEHDTVRAIGSLTQAVIDHGIPAVLGMRYSVFVVTAAQYIGQLYNALAQGQSFGQAASEGRKHLSMNPDRWVGLEPQPLQDWFVPVVYEATPVHLLSRKDGKITLDERQLDPVQSNNALLRYVPDTGFVGRDGTLLLVDRAFDAHPVVLLHAYAGQGKTTTAVEFSRWYAQTGGLGEQPLVLFTSFENHTDLTDVLNQIGQIFSPILQASGIEWHALNDNAKRRGLVLQILKQVPVLWIWDNVEPVAGFPAGTASNWTNEEQAELADFLKQIKEDRGTKAKILLTSRRPEHGWLGGIPRRVRMPRMSGSDAAKLARSLGSDSTRKIARKDIANWQPLIDYCQGNPLTLRVLVGQAIRMRLGNKEAIQGFVESIRSGEQVIEDVDEAEGRDKSLGASLDYGFKNAFAEDEQPIIALLHLFQGTVDVDVLVAMGEGEDSLPELQNSEGEQIEKDEIKGMLERAREVGLLTHVADTWYSIHPALPWFLRQLFNRYYDGKDGRSSSDIALRAWVEAIGGLGAFYNEQFNEGNRGVIQLLALEEDNLLHARRTACQRGWWNRVIGTMQGLRSLYDYQGRPTEWARLVYEIIPDYCTPDDAPISGRENQYPHIMGYRVRLAREYDRDLSKASDLQERLVKWDRQRAASLLDLPKDAELDSFQRNRIRSLATSVFSFGQILFLQGSPDCVTAFEESIRHAKRIQDTAGEATSHYSLGNAYLRVPAIRNFDAAEASYRRELTLLNPNDLSGRASTINQIGMVHFQRFEESQKRDEPLETILKHVRAAEKHFREALDTCPVNALNNLSPIHNALGNLYDTVGETERAREHYEKDAQICEQTGDRFGAGQTRNNMALMYVRSAEREANPDGKRDLLERAKAYAEAALRDYQHFQGRLAAQESKVRSMLEFINESLAKML